GTGTTGTAGAAACTCAGGCCTGCCTGCGTGCCAATGGCGAGGCCATTGCCCGGAAGTTTGAGCAGACAATTGATATAACTATGCGGCAGCGTGTTCGTATAGTGCACGATTTCCGTTCCATCGTAGCGATTGAGGCCGTCAGGCGTACCTATCCAAAGGAAACCGTTGTCGTCCTGGGCGAGTGCCGTGATGACGTTGCTGCTCAAGCCTTCCGCGGTGGTGAGTTTTTCCACAAAATGAGGAATGTCCTGTGCGCCGGTAGTGGTGGAGGAGATAAGCAAGACAAGTGCTATGACAATGCACTTCCTCATGCCTGTAAAGATAGAAAATAAGGGTAAATTAGTACAATGAAAAAGACCATTTTACTCCTCACCGTACTATGTATCGCGGGTGTCACCGCCTGCCAGGCCCAAACCAACCCCCTCGACGTTCAACGAAAGGTGATCGATTCACTGGATAAAAAACTCATCGAAATATTAGGCGCCAGGGAACGCGCGGTAACGGTGATCGGCCTCTATAAAGCCCAACACAACATCCCCCCGCTGCAGCCGGCCCGCTTTCAGCAGGTCCTGCAAAAAAGCATTGAGGCCGGGGCAAAAGAAGGGCTGTCGGCCGGTTTTATCACTCAGTTGATGAATGCTATTCATGAAGAGAGTTTGCGGATTGAGGATAGTTTGAAAAGGGGAAGGAGCGTTGGCGGGATTTAAACTCGAACTTTTTTGTAGGAGAATTTCTAAAAATGCGCGCCTTTATCAGGGCATGATAAAATAGGACTATTTTCAACCCTATGAAATGGTTTCTATTCATGTTACTCATCCCCGCCTTTGGACACGCGGCGCTCGGGCAGACTTGCCATTGTCCAACCGTTCAGGACCTGGCCCATCAAGGCGCGCCGGAAAAGATGTTTTATTTAAGCAATGGCAAACAGATCGGGCTTTGCGGGGACGTCGAAAAGGTCGATCGCGACACCGTCTATTCCGAGGTCATATTATATCACTGCGGAGACGAAGGTTTTTTTCGCGGCTGGGACGGTATCAAGACCTGTACAATCCATCAGGACAAAGATACGATCATGGTGCGGCACCTCGTCACCCTCCCCATTGGGAAAAACATGGAATTTATTTCCACTTCCTTTAGGATCGAGCGATATTATTACAAGGGATCAAAATTCGTTGTCCGTTCGGATTATCGTAACGACTTAACGAAATTTACCTCGTCCCAGATACAAGATGTGCTTGACCAATACAACAAATTGACACCCGGCGATGATAATGCTCTCCTCCTGGTAGCGCGTGGGCTTTTTTGGGCGTATATATCCGGGAGTGCTGAAGCCGGTGGCTACCTAAACTCATTCGATCAAAAATTTGGTCCGTTTGCCGAATCAAAAAGGGAGGAATTTGACGAAGTACATGGCCTCTATTGGTCTTGGAAAATGGATCATTTGATGGGTCAAGGGGGGCAGCGTGAACTTGCTGTGCCTTAGAAGCGGCTAACGTGTTTAGCGAAGAGGAGAGGACAAGTTTCGAACCTATTTCTAATTTTGCTATTGAAAATCAGCAACATAAATATTTAATTTCACTTATTTCTTTGCGGTATGTTGTTTTAAAACAACATTATTTTACTAATTTTGTTGTTTTAAAACAACACTTTATGGAGCCACTTTTGGCGTTTCAAGATGTATTGCTGGGCAGCGTGGAGAACCGGTTTAGCCGGGAAAGTGTAGCCAAGATCCGGTGGAATGACAAGATGATTGGGATCCGGGGCCCCAGGGGGGCAGGTAAGACGACGCTTATTTTACAAAGGCTGAAATTTGGATTGGGGGATCAGCGGGAAAAAGGATTGTACGTTACAGCCGATCATACTTGGTTTTATACGCACAGTCTCCTGGATACAGCTATGGATTGGTGGAAACAGGGGGGGCGTGTCTTGTTTATCGATGAAGTCCACAAATATCCGCATTGGTCGAGGGAGCTGAAGAACATATATGATGGCTTACCAGGGATGAAAGTCATTTTCTCAGCTTCTTCCGCACTGGATATTTACCGGGGCGAAGCAGATCTCAGCAGGCGGGTTGTTTCCTATTCGCTACCGGGATTGTCCTTCCGGGAGTACCTGCAGTTTACGGAGCGGGGTACTTTCCCTGCCATGAGCCTCGATGACATTCGTGCACATCATCGTGAGGTTAGCCGGTCGGTGCTTGAAAAAGTACAACCACTACCTGACTTCAGACACTACCTGCGCCAAGGGTACCTCCCGATATTTACCGAAGGGGAAGAAAGCTACCTGCCGCGGCTGGAACAGGTGATTAATACGACGCTGGAGGCTGATCTCGCCACGCTGGCCTCTTATAATGCCGGTACTGCCGCAAGGGTAAAGAAGCTGCTCGGTGTCATCGCCGAGTCGGCGCCCTTCAAGCCCAATATCTCTGCGCTGGCAGATAAAATGGGGCTTCATCGGGACAAGATTTACGAATTTATCTATCAGTTGGAGGATGCGCGCCTCTTAAACCTGCTTTCGGCTGAGGGCAAGGGGGTTTCCCGGCTTCAAAAACCGGAGAAAATATATTTAGAGAATACCAACCTGGCTTATGCCATGCAGGCTTCTCCCGATATGGGCAATCTTCGTGAGACCTTCTTAATGGGGCAATTGGTCAATGCTGGACTTAGCGTTACAGCGCCGACTCAGGGGGATTTTAAGGTGGGTGACCTTTTCATTGAGGTTGGTGGGAAATCTAAGAATGCGGGGCAGGTTAAGGGCGAAGCTTCTTACCTGGTGGCGGCGGATGATATTGAGATGGGGGTTGGGAGTAAGGTGCCGTTATGGATGTTTGGGTTTTTGTATTAAGATTTAACCCAGTCCTATCAAATAAGACGAGAGGTGTATCCATGATGAGGTATCACTTTCGTCAATAATTTTATCGACATAAATCAAATCGTAAATCTTGTCGATAAATGCCGGAATTGCTTTGTTAGCAAATACATCAATCGATAAATCGGAGCATTCGAATCCCATGAATGACAGGTTTTCTAAAATTTCCTTTCTGTCCAATTTGACAGGGCTTTTTAATAATAAATTGTCCAATTCTGAATCGGAAAGCCAGATGCTGAATGCGATTTTCCCTCCGCGTCGCTGAAGTATATCGATTTTAATGTTCCCTACATATTTTTTTGGTTGCTCTTTACGTCCACTGCAATCAATGTAGTTGACTAAATCAGTTTCTTCGATCAGCTTATCAGGGCTTATGCTCAACTTTAATAACTCCTTAAATGATTGTACTAATAGTGAGAAATCATTCGTGACGACGTATAGATTTGCGGTAAAAAGAAGTCTTGCTTTTCTTTGAAATTCATTTTCTATGTCTTTGCTAGCAATCAATATCTTTTTTAATTCTAGGATCTTTTTTTTATTGCTCGTCGTATTTGCCGAGTCACTTAGCAATAAATATTGATTATACAAGTCATGCACACGGGGGATCCTTATTTCTATCGGCGGCTCAAGCGATTTTTGGATTCTAAATTGAGCATCTTCCAAGGCTAATGCAATCTCATCATCAGTTTCCATGATATGAAGATTCGGCTCTAAACCAATTGCCAGTGAGGGAGGTGTATCATCGAAGTGAAATGATTTATTCTCTTTTTGGGCGTCAGCTTTAGAACTTTCCAGTTCTGGTAGTAATTGTCCATCAAAGAATCTTAGTAGAATATCGGGATGATCCTTTCGCAACCTTTCCTCCAATTCGCCGCCGCTCCAAATTTCTATATGTTTTATCCCGGATTCATGTGCATAATTGCTTATGTTGTTCCTGGTCGTGGCACTCACGCTGCCTCCAGAAACAACAATAAAGGAATCGGGAATATGACCGTGTTCAACCAATTTATCAATGTCTTTTTTAATTTTGTCTGCAGGAAGTTTTCTATGATTTGCGCATTGGTAACAATAGTTTTTCTCTTTATAAGTACCCCAGATATCTCTGCCGTTTTCGTTACCAGATTCGCCCAGCCAAAATAAATCTTCCCAGGTTCTAAGCCGATTAACATAAGCAAAGACTAATCTTTCGAAGTTTATGCTTTCTAAATCTTCAAAGTGTATGCGATGAACAGTTGTCGCTGCCTTAACCTGTCTGATAGGAGTTGATGGAGTAGCTGGCACATTGGTTTCTAGCTTTTTAAATACGAACAACAATGGATTAGATGGAAGAATTTCGATGAGTTCATAGACAACAATTTTATCCATCGTCATGTAAACTTTCTTGTTATTCTGGTAGTTACTGAAGTAAGAATAATAAGAATCAATCACTTGATGAAAGCTATCATCGACGTCGTGTCGACCTAGATATCCCTCTAAAGTGTTTTCACCTTTTTTTATGAGTTGGAAATACAAATAGGGGCTGTAGGTTGGTTGAAAAGGAATATGCTGATTTGTCAATAGATCCACTTCATGAGGTTCGACGAACCAGCAGATGATTGTGTTTTTATGGTTAGCCATAACAAATTTGGAGTTTGGAAAAATGCAAATTAACTAGTGTTGGTTGTAATACAAGGAAAAGGTGAGGTTGACCATGCATGGTTTGTTCGCATTTGCTGAGAGAGGGATTAGCTCCGCGCCTTCGGCGCTACGGTGATCCCCGAAGGGGTCCCTGCAGCCCCCCGCTGATCTCGCTCTCGCTGGCGCGAGGTCGGATTTTCGTTTTCCGCGGCCGGAACGAGATAGCTCGTTCCATACGCTACAAACGAAAATCCCGCCGACAAAGTCGGCGGGAATCGCGCTGGCGCTGTAAGGCGGGGAGGAGGGGACAAGTTTCGAACCTTTTTATATCCGATTTATTGAAGATCAACTTCTTAGGGTTTCAAATAAAAGATTTTCTTCATAAATAATAGATACCTACCAGCTTTTGTACTCCATTTCCGCTTGTTATTTGAGGTATCAGCGATTATTTTCTATTGAACAACTTCACCTAGGATGTGCCCTCCAAACGGAATTTATGGAAAGCTGTACAAATATTTGCGTGGATTCGTGGCTTCATTCCAAGGAATTCTAAGCAACTTGGTCTACTTTTTCAGCAAGGATGTCTGCAATTTCTATTATTGACTGTTTTCGAGAATCGATAAATCCAATGGTTTCCTTTAAGCCTACAATGTGGGTGT
This region of Dinghuibacter silviterrae genomic DNA includes:
- a CDS encoding chorismate mutase — protein: MKKTILLLTVLCIAGVTACQAQTNPLDVQRKVIDSLDKKLIEILGARERAVTVIGLYKAQHNIPPLQPARFQQVLQKSIEAGAKEGLSAGFITQLMNAIHEESLRIEDSLKRGRSVGGI
- a CDS encoding ATP-binding protein, producing the protein MFSEEERTSFEPISNFAIENQQHKYLISLISLRYVVLKQHYFTNFVVLKQHFMEPLLAFQDVLLGSVENRFSRESVAKIRWNDKMIGIRGPRGAGKTTLILQRLKFGLGDQREKGLYVTADHTWFYTHSLLDTAMDWWKQGGRVLFIDEVHKYPHWSRELKNIYDGLPGMKVIFSASSALDIYRGEADLSRRVVSYSLPGLSFREYLQFTERGTFPAMSLDDIRAHHREVSRSVLEKVQPLPDFRHYLRQGYLPIFTEGEESYLPRLEQVINTTLEADLATLASYNAGTAARVKKLLGVIAESAPFKPNISALADKMGLHRDKIYEFIYQLEDARLLNLLSAEGKGVSRLQKPEKIYLENTNLAYAMQASPDMGNLRETFLMGQLVNAGLSVTAPTQGDFKVGDLFIEVGGKSKNAGQVKGEASYLVAADDIEMGVGSKVPLWMFGFLY